From Oscillospiraceae bacterium, the proteins below share one genomic window:
- a CDS encoding stage III sporulation protein AB yields MDKTTPYTQSAIVLPRILRDAAARLTNHDAVNAEEFRLRVGQALSVVVNNKEIALPVTVEREHLELLIETVTRGSYYAVSEQLRCGYVTIEGGHRVGWTGTAVVKDGNITALRDFSGACVRIARQVKGVAGSLMAALCPEQKFVSTLILSPPGAGKTTLLRDIIRMISGGSAVCAAHRVSLCDERGEVAALWQGKPCFDVGARTDVLNGGTKAENLLMLLRSMAPQVIALDEITAPSDAEALRQCAHCGVELLATAHANNAARFFARPGGKALKELFKRVVLIDRQNGKRRYSVRDEAEALIC; encoded by the coding sequence ATGGACAAAACAACGCCGTATACACAATCCGCCATTGTTTTGCCGCGCATTCTACGTGATGCTGCAGCACGACTGACAAATCACGATGCGGTGAATGCCGAAGAGTTCCGTTTGCGTGTGGGACAGGCATTGAGTGTCGTCGTAAATAACAAGGAAATCGCGCTGCCGGTAACGGTTGAACGGGAGCATTTAGAGTTACTGATCGAGACAGTTACGCGAGGATCATACTACGCTGTCAGTGAGCAGCTGCGCTGTGGATATGTCACTATTGAAGGTGGGCATCGCGTAGGATGGACAGGCACGGCGGTAGTAAAAGATGGAAATATTACGGCGTTGCGTGATTTTAGCGGTGCGTGCGTGCGAATTGCGCGGCAGGTTAAAGGCGTTGCGGGTTCATTGATGGCGGCATTATGTCCTGAGCAGAAGTTTGTCAGTACGCTGATTTTATCCCCTCCAGGTGCGGGGAAGACAACGCTGCTGCGCGACATTATCCGCATGATTAGCGGTGGCAGTGCCGTTTGTGCTGCCCATCGTGTCAGTCTCTGTGATGAGCGCGGTGAGGTGGCGGCATTGTGGCAAGGCAAACCTTGCTTTGATGTCGGCGCACGCACAGATGTCCTTAATGGTGGAACAAAGGCAGAAAATTTGCTTATGTTGTTGCGTTCAATGGCGCCGCAAGTCATCGCGCTTGATGAAATCACCGCGCCATCCGATGCCGAGGCGTTGCGGCAATGTGCTCATTGCGGTGTTGAGCTTTTAGCGACCGCGCATGCCAATAATGCGGCGCGTTTTTTTGCGCGGCCGGGGGGTAAGGCGTTGAAAGAACTGTTTAAGCGTGTTGTGTTGATTGACAGACAGAATGGGAAACGGCGATATAGCGTTCGTGATGAAGCGGAGGCATTGATATGTTGA
- the smpB gene encoding SsrA-binding protein SmpB codes for MYNISMKKLCENRKAFHDYFVLDRYEAGLSLVGTEVKSIRLGKANLKDSFVFIRDDEAFVRGLHISPYEQGNRFNQDPLRVRKLLLHKREIAKLSKESQQDSMTLIPLALYLNERGKIKMELAICKGKHLHDKRSSAAERDAKREMNRAIKDNRRLQERG; via the coding sequence CTGTATAATATTTCTATGAAAAAACTATGTGAAAACCGCAAAGCCTTCCATGACTACTTTGTACTTGACCGCTATGAAGCCGGTCTATCGCTCGTTGGCACTGAGGTCAAATCCATACGTCTTGGCAAGGCAAACTTAAAAGACTCATTTGTCTTTATCAGAGACGACGAAGCTTTCGTACGCGGCTTGCATATCAGTCCATACGAACAAGGCAATCGATTTAATCAAGACCCCCTACGCGTACGGAAATTGCTGTTGCACAAACGTGAAATTGCTAAGTTATCTAAAGAATCTCAACAAGACAGCATGACGCTGATTCCATTGGCGCTATATCTCAACGAGCGCGGCAAAATTAAAATGGAGCTTGCCATCTGTAAAGGAAAGCACTTGCACGACAAGCGCAGCAGTGCGGCAGAGCGCGACGCCAAACGTGAAATGAACAGAGCGATAAAGGACAACCGTCGTCTGCAAGAACGGGGCTAA
- a CDS encoding helix-turn-helix domain-containing protein, producing the protein MSIAIGENIKRLRKAKNITQEKLAEYLSVSAPTSKKRVDFTPPSWYTHAVGRNIIYTIPLRPRKGR; encoded by the coding sequence ATGAGCATAGCCATTGGCGAAAACATCAAACGTTTGCGGAAAGCTAAGAACATTACGCAAGAAAAATTGGCGGAATACCTGAGCGTTTCAGCCCCGACAAGCAAAAAAAGGGTGGACTTTACTCCGCCGTCGTGGTATACTCATGCCGTGGGTAGAAACATTATCTACACCATACCACTTCGCCCACGGAAAGGTCGGTAG
- a CDS encoding stage III sporulation protein AB, translating to MLRIIGALLLTGGTTAFGLQASAQLSKCVSVIAAWRMAVEQLQAEMSCRVRALPELAAHLADNAPAILRGDFQRLADMFERPNDERYAQIWTRWAEGLPLHAEESIIIIELGQLLGRYELDGQLAALDSVEARLAQIEERAQVRKDKLSRLYAVSGLLCGAAAAVILL from the coding sequence ATGTTGAGGATTATCGGAGCGTTGTTGCTCACGGGCGGAACAACTGCATTTGGATTGCAAGCAAGCGCGCAGTTGAGCAAGTGCGTGAGCGTTATTGCGGCGTGGCGTATGGCGGTGGAGCAGCTACAGGCGGAGATGAGCTGCCGTGTGCGTGCTTTGCCGGAGTTGGCGGCGCATTTAGCGGATAACGCACCGGCGATATTGCGCGGAGATTTTCAACGATTGGCGGATATGTTTGAACGGCCCAACGATGAACGGTATGCACAGATTTGGACACGTTGGGCGGAAGGGTTGCCGCTACACGCCGAAGAAAGCATTATTATCATCGAGTTGGGCCAACTGCTGGGACGGTACGAGCTAGACGGCCAGTTAGCGGCACTTGATAGTGTGGAGGCGCGCTTGGCGCAGATTGAGGAACGAGCACAAGTTCGTAAAGATAAATTGTCACGGCTGTATGCTGTGAGTGGGTTGTTGTGTGGGGCAGCTGCGGCAGTAATTTTGCTGTAA